The sequence below is a genomic window from Andrena cerasifolii isolate SP2316 chromosome 6, iyAndCera1_principal, whole genome shotgun sequence.
aatttttccttattttcagtgtttgatatgtcatgaatgttttctaattatttgagaagaaaattgaaaagtcgaaaataagagccactgtAATGTATATTTTACGCGATGCATATGTGTATCGCTAATATACTTTACCTCCTACGAAAATACTGGAATGGGAACACAGAATACTTTCTATGTTAACATTCGTGGTTGTTTCAAGCGATAAAGTCTTGAAGCATCGAGCAAATTCTTTGTCCGTTATCTTGGTCATTAATGTGTCCATACTTTTTCTGCTATATCTATTGTCATTGAATTTCCTTTTGTGTTTATTCTCTGTGTTACTTGCCCCTTCGTACTTGCTCAATCTACAACAAAAGAGATGATATTAAGGTGACTTATTACATAAATTGAAAATACTTTGTGACTTACAGAGCTTCGCACTCCTTCTGGTTGTATTTATAACttaaaataatttcaataaGAAATGCAGATGGTGTCATCAGGTCCACTCGCTTCTTGATGGCACATTCAATTTTAGGAGTGACCAACCACTTCCACACATCTTTAACATTCTGCAGTTTCACTTTGAGGCTGAGAAACGTGCTCTCCGAGAGATCAAGTTCGACTGCACATTGTGTGTACAATAAACGTTCTCTGAGGTTCACGCATGGTGGCACTGTTAAAGCGCATATAAATGTTTCACTGTCGTAACTCTGTTTCTCCACTTCGCTCTGAATCTGTTCATAAAATCATTCCAAATTCATACACAGAATCACTTGCCATCCCTCAAATACCTGACATACCTTTCGAACTACTGCTTCCTGTATCTCATCTTGGAGAATCCCCAAACAAGACGCGCAGTGTGCCTCGACAACAAGGGAAGTATCTTCCGCAACGTATCCTAACTGCAGAAAGCGTTATACTATATATCATAATTAATAAAAGTGCCACAAAACTTACATGTTTCGCGAATTTCACAGGGTCTTGGAAGTTGTCTGAGGTACGGCACCCGATGAAGCGGAAGCAACATCTCAAGCAACAATTTCGCTGCTGTAAGAAAGCGAAGATACGTTTCTCATCTTCAGAGGAGAGGCTCATCTCGAGGTAAGTAAAACCCTGCAATATTAACTGCAATTGGTGAGAACTGTTATACTCTTACAGAATACAAGATTCTTGTTAACTTACCAATTTAATTGCATGTACCTCCGAGATAGTAAGTTATGACATGTCACAAGTTGGCATGTTCTATCAACACAATCAAGATATCCACAAATTTCTGTTTCACTTTTCTTGTTTTATTCAGCAACAGTTCCTGCTGAAGTGGATATAAAACATAGCCGCGTGCACGCGCTATTTACAACATCTgcgccctccctctctctctctctgtctctcccctcTCCACCTACGCAGAGCGTGCGCGCGCACCTGTCCAGTGGTATGTGCAACTGAATACTTTTTTCCTATCGACTTTGCCAAGAAGTATGATGGGTGCTCgggatattgtttattgctagtgtaaatagttgtaaattttatgttttattctaTTAGAGCGGGTACTTGCTTAATCCTTAGATATTTAGTAGCGTAACGACATGCCTATATTGCGGAAAAAGTCTAGCCGAAAGACAAACACCGAAACTGGGAATGACAATTTGATCGGAGGTTAATTGTCACCTTATAATTTGTAATGTATCgtttaagaaagaaaaaaaaagcgtaTGTTCATCACGATGCAAtgatcgtttcgtatttttacGACAGATATAACCATCGATGATTTCGCGAATTCGTCGCGAACCCACGCGAGGGTTAAAAAGGCTGCAACAAATGTCTCCTCGGAAGGTAGCTCTCCACTTCCTATGCGTAGGGGTAAGTTTAGGTTGGAGCTGTAATAGAAACTATAAGAGCGTTAATCGAACGCTTGTATCGTTGGTTATCTTTTAACTCTGCTCGCTCCTTCGATGTAAACACTTTTATTATAAAAGACTAGAATGTATTTCTCAGCTTCAATCTCATCGCAGCTTCAACGTAAACTTACCCTAACAGATTTCGAGCTTCTCTGCGAAGAGATGAGTCTGATTAGCGTAAGCGTCACATAAGCCTCGCATAAGCTTCGCTTATTTTGTAGTGAAGCAAACAGGGgcaaaggaagaggaagagaaacACTCGTTGAACGGCATGGACAAAAAGGATGCGATCGAACCATTGGATGTAGataagacgaagaaaaatgccAAAGGTAACATCTCCTGAAGATATTTACATTCCTATGTATTTCTCCTTTTTGTCAGAGTTTTCCTACAAATGCTTAGGTGCATTAACGAACCCAGGGAGAAATAGGAAGACCAAATCCTCGGAAACAATCATGGAAGAAGAAGGTACGTTACAACCAGCGTAGATGCACCGTAATTTATAGAACCGTGGCAAGGGAAACTGCATTATATTTCTAATCTGTTTAATAGGCATAGATTACCCACTGGACATATGGTTTATTATCTCCGAGTATATCAACCCGGAGGCTGTAGGAAAATTTGCTCAAATATGTCGAAGTTCTTACCATGTAACAACAACAGGCAAATTTTGGTTTCACTTGTATAAAACGTAAGCTTCCGCTTATACAAATCCACCTTTCCTCTACTGAAAATTCGATACTAATCAAAGCACGATTACAGTTACTACGGGTTCGTACCGGGCTTGCCGGAGCGTCTTCAGCCGCAATGTATGGTTCGAACTTACGGATTACGTGCTTGCGTTATCAGAACACTACACCACACTTACTTTGCCTTGAAAAGAGAGCCTGATGACATTTACTATCTAAAACATGACGAGCCGCATTCCCTTGTAAAGAGACGGTGTTGTCTGATGTGGCACAAAGTGGGTAGGATAAAAGCGCGTGTAGCGTAAGCAGTATATTTAAATGATCATTCGAAGCTGAGCATTTCTTTTAGAAAGGAAAGATGCGGTGgtacttttatttcaaattaaagGAGATACCGAAGTCAACGAAAAAGCCGCTGGCAGAGAAGTCCAAGATAAATGGTAAGAAGACAGACTTCCTTGAAATGTTGGAAGACGTGGCGGTGAATTCAGAGGAGGGTTGTAAAGTACTTAGGGTATTTATCGTCTTATAAGACTGTTGCTACATGATACGAGATATATTGTTAAACAACGTCACGTTCACTTTGTTACGTAATTTACAGGtaacttgtttaaaatacaGTATGTTACCGCCGGTAATTGGTTTAATCCTACAATCAGTGTCGATGACTTTGATGCCAGGTTTCAAAGACCATCGATTGCAACTCGGATTTGGAACGTCCGATATTCCTAACACGTTAACGAACCAAGTGATTTTGAACGATGTCGTTCGGTGCCAAATTCTAGACTGGTGGCATCCACTTTATCCCCATCAGGACGCGATCACCACTATAGAATTACCACAAAGTGATTTTTGGGATCAGAGctgattgtaaaaaaaaaagagatcgcTTATTTTACCATCGAAGAAGTAGGATAATAAGCGCCGTTTGTATGATATAAATATATCCATGTAAATAATGCATTAAATGTCCGTTAAGTAAGTTTTCACTTGGATACACGCTCCTTGAAATCTCAGCAGAGCACGCTACCACTTCCGTCGCGAATATTATATACAAAGTGTGTACATTGAGGGAGCAAGGGCCTAGAAAGATTATCTTCTCGACGCTGTTTCAACCGCGTGTAATAGCTCTTCCACGTGCAGCACCTTCGATGTCGAAACCACGATTTCTGTGATCTGAAATAGAAGCATTACCACAGACTTCGTACACCAGAAAGTAAATGATGCGGGAATAAATCGTACCATGTTGGCATAGGCTTGGACGTCGACTTGCAGCTGAATGCGTATCTTCTCATCGTCACTGGTTCCTTGTACCTCGGACGAAAAGGAGCCCATGGATTTATCGCGGATCTTTTTCAACCGCCTCAGACTCTCCTCAGTTTTCTGTACCGAAGTTAGAACGTCCGTCACGGAAGCCAAATAGCTGTAATGGTAGAATGTGTAATAAACTTGACTCCgacaagcagagatgggcaaaaataatatctagataaaatCGAAATCGAAGCATCGAATAACGGATAAGCATAAAGTATTTTTTCCTCGACTTTCTgtctagataatgcccatctctgctgaCAAGTATCGTACGCTCCGATATAAATCTACTCTTACTGTTCAGTCAACGAAGAAAGGGCCAGCTCGAGCCAGCAATTAACGTTATCCGGTATCACTCTTTTATAATCCGAGTGAAAGCTAATGAGAGAGGCAAGCGCGTTTTTCACGTAAGCGCAAGGTTTCGTTGGCACGTCCCTTTTCGTGCGTCTAAATAATCTGGGAATATCGCTGACTTGCTTCAAATGCGTTACGCATTGTTTCAACAGCTCGTTCGAAATCTCCTCTGTGACTCGTGGCAGAATGGTTGTTAAATTCTTCGTAGTTTCGCCCAGGGAGTCTGCGGGAAAATGTACATGTAAGTTCGGATACCGATGGTGATACCAGACGTTGTTACCTTCTAATAGTTTTAATACTGCTGGGGATTGTTGCTTCAGTTTCGATCGCGCTGTATCCAAAAGGCATGGGAGTATGTTTATGAACTTCTCTACATCCTTATACAGACAAATTAGGAAGCTGAGCTTGGTAGAATGCTCTGCTTTGCTCGAGTTGCTCACTTCGTTTTCTATCAGCCAtgtctttaaataaaaaaaagtagttaaaatcgatttaaatattacatttcaTAATCTAAAACAGTGGTAAATATTATACTTCTTTAATCGCTGTTTGGGACCACGTCTGGTATCTAGCACACATCTGGAGACTGAATTTCCAAAATCTATGCATTAAAGATTAATGAGCATTCTTTATAATATTCCACCGCTTTCAAAGTCATCTTCCTTCGTCATTTAATTTGTTCCTTACCGATGAAAGAGCTGATAAAGGTACACATCGTCGGCCCAAATTCTTTGTAGATTGATCCACACAGTAGACGTTGAGTGGAGGGAAAACTCATTGCGCATGAGAGTGTCCAAATTGCCTTTTACAGACGCTGGTGATATGGGTTCGGTCAAAACAGCCTCAACAGCGCCAGCAATTTCTTGAAATCGTATTTGGAAGTACACAGGTAAATTCCACTTTTTTAAGAAGTTTCTATACTGAGCATTTTCTTTCAAGGCAGCTAAAGAGTCGGGCGTGATGCACTCGGCTTCCAATTTCTCTAAGAAATCCAATGTCGCTACATATCTCTGAAACCAAAGTACATTACACAGTATGTATTTACAGCTGAGCTACCATTTGCTCTGCTTACCGAATGAAACAGAACTGGATCTCCCGGAgcgaaaatacattttatataTTGCTGAATCTTTTCCTCCACGTCGATCCAGAAGCTGTTCACTAAGAAATTGAAACCATTCACAGAAATCCTGAAACAACGATTGAACGtagcaatattgaaaatttaactTCATGGAAAGCAGAGATAAATACATACCTATCGGAATGTAAGGTAATATCTAAAAGTTGCTTGAGTTCAACGCTCAAGATATTTAGCAATCTGTTGTATATACTTTTGAGGCCAAGTAAGTCGATCTGTAAGTTCTCTATGCTAATCACGCTGTCGATCAAAGGACTGACGATCTCTTTCCTCACTAAATTCTCGGCGTCCTTTATTTTGTCGAGCGTGACGTAAATTCTTAAGCAACGGATTAATAGAAcagaattcttttcttttatacatGCCAAGAAGAATTCATTGAGGTACGTCATGTAAGACTGTTCGAATTGTTCGCTTTCCTGTTGTAGAATCATGTTCCTCGTTTATCAACAAAGAAATTTGAACTGAAATCCGACGGATTCATCAAATATATCAGTACCTTTTTTTTATCGCTGATAATATCTAGCTTACACCTGGATACGTGGAAGCGTAAGTGATTGAATTCCGCTGCGGCTTGTTCCAAAATATCTATTTTAGTGGGACTTTCCAGGTAGGTACTCAAAGATAATACCGAGGACAGTTTATTCAATGATTTATAAATATGTTGTAAGCTAAACAGACTTTGCTTATACTCCCTGATCCTCTTACTCTCGTTCATATTATTAGAAATCGTAGTAATCTCATCGTCCAAAGTCTGCCGCACTTGCTGCCACGGAACAGATTGAATGTTAATAGGATATTAACAAAGTATGAACATCGGATACCTATAAATATCGACTTTACCATTACTTCTTCCCTTAATTGGCCCAAAGGTACTTGCAGGTCGTTAATAGCTTTATCCAAGCCAATCAGGTTGCTCGACAAATTTACAAAGTCCGTGTAATCCCTGTTGATCAGATCGATCATGGCGGACCTCAACATCTTTAAATACAATCCCAGATCATCTCGCATTGCTTCCAGTTTGATGTTCTTCCTGTGCTCTTGAAGAAACGTGTCGACATTGAAGTTCTTCTGCAAACGAAGAGACAATAAATTCAGAAGCTGCAACACACAAAGCTTCGCTAGCTCAAAATATATAACAGCAGTGCGTACTTGGATGAAGTCGAGCTCTGTGAAGCACAAATCCTTCGGAGCTTTTGGCAGATTAATGATTTCCTTCGACATGGTGGTCAATACTTTAGCTACTACTAGGTTCTTACTTTAACAATTCAACGTCtgcaataaataacaaaatgtcAATAAAGTACCTGCGGAAAACTTGGCAGTTGGCATCAGCTGATGCAGTATATTTACGAAACACTAACTCACAGATTGTCAGCAAATAGATGCTGCACTTTTGCGGCTGTAACTTGTACCATGAACCCTTAGCTATTTTCTGAAACAAGTTCTGTAAATCTTTCGCTTGCGATTAAATAGGTAGTAATTCGAAAAAgcgttttaaacatttatacataacCACGAAAGGCGTTGGCCACCTAACGTTAAACGTGTGAATTAAAGTGCCCCGTAAGTTTGGATCAGGAAATTCGCTCAAGTTAACAGGAACATAgaatgtcgaaggaggtggcacgtAGCtcagtgaaagagagagagagaggggggcagAGATGCCCgccattttcgaaatattcaatTTATCGATAGTAGTAGAGTAATTTACACACTTTTGGAATTGAATAATAAAGTATAGACCCTTGGCTCAAGGCTTCAGAGAACGaggttttattgtaaatctctGTGTCGACAATAAGAGGATTCCCGAGGCCTCGACCGCAACATTTTGATTCGGTAGCGCCAATCAAAGCGTTAAACGCGTGCGATGTGTGCGAGCAGGTcgtgcgcgcgcgcacacgcgctCCCACTCACACAATGAGCCGACTAAACGGATAGCGATTCATATTCACTTAATCAACAGTAAATATCCTATATTCGCATTTGCGCGAAGGTGCTGTGCCGCGTGTGAAACAAAACTGGATCGTACGGGCGATTCGTAAGATTTCGTCGGATCagcaatttttttcctttcagaAACGCTAGGGTATTTTCAAGGACGGTGTGCAGCTGCGTGGCCATCGCCGAGGAGCCTGACAAGTTTCCCGACTTTTAgtggaatttattttcaaaatggcACCCACGAATAGATTGCAGAAGGTAATTGGGAATTTCTGTCGATTGGGAGTGATCGTGCGACGAACTCGGCACGCGTGGAACGTTAACGAGATATCGTCGGGAATCGCGGCACGTTTGTCGCACAGGCGACTATACAGGAATAATTTCTCATGGCACCCCTCCTCCTGGTGACATCGAGCTTTCCGATCCTGGATGATAGAATATTCATACTTTCTATTATTAACCGCAGACGTTATCGAATCTTTTTTATTCACGATTACCGTCGGATCATCGATCACTATTCCGTTACTCGGCGCAACGAGTGCTCCAATTATTGTTATGCTTGAACGCCACTCTAAGACGATGATTTTTCTCTTTTCAGGAACTCTGCGACTTAAGAGCTTCGGCAATGAAAAATTTCACAAATATACACGTAGACGAATCGAATATCCTTACTTGGCAGGGTGTGATACTACCGGTACtgtttaatataactttaatgTAGACACATAACCCTACCCTAATCATAGCTGTAGAGTGTACCAGCTTTGTGTACGAGCAACTGTTTAGAAATTAACTGTTTAATCGTAGTCATACTTCTTCCTTTTATATACACCCTGGAAGCTCTTCGCTAAGATCGATGCCTGTGACGTTTCAGGACAATCCGCCGTATAATAAAGGAGCATTTCGGATTGAAATAAACTTTCCCGCAGAATATCCTTTCAAGCCTCCGAGGATACACTTCAAAACGAAAATATATCATCCGAACGTGGACGAGAAAGGGCAAGTGTGTCTACCGATTATAAGTACTGAAAATTGGAAACCTGCTACAAAGACGGACCAAGGTAAGACCGAGTTTCAATTCATAGCTGGTCGGGGAGGGAAAAGGATAAGATAGTGATCCCTTGGTTGGTTCGTAGTTGTACAAGCTCTGATAGCGTTAGTGAACGATCCGGAACCAGACCATCCGCTGAGGCCAGACGTCTCGGAAGAGTTCGTTAAGGATAGAAAGAAGTTTTTAAAGAACGCGGAAGAGTTCACAAAGAAGTACGCGGAGAAGAGGCGGGAGACTTCGTCCTCTAACGAATAACCACGAGTGACTAGCTCTACTCACCGTGATGCCTGCCACCCGTCAGCTAATTTAATTCAAGCCAACATAGACTTATCTGTTAGATGAAAGCAAGTTGACATACATGTGTGCAGTATTGGTTGACCACCGACAATGATATAAATATATGCAAATTGTAATGTTTATAAAAGTGATCGATTAACAGAGATTTTCAGAGCgaagtaaattataataaactAACTGTATGATATTGTATACAATTTTACGGTCTCCGCTTGAATTCGTAAACGGGCTCACGGATCGGCAACGATTTTCAAGGGCTGGAAGAGTTTTAATCATCTGCTTCTCTGTTTCGGAGCCCGGACAGCTGCGACCCGGCTGCCGCCGGCGGgttcaatttttaaaacgatGCATTTACTTCCGAGACGCTAGAGCCACGTGTTATTTACTGTTTTACGAGCAACTTTCGATGCATATCAATCGAGCCTGTGAACATCAAAAGCGATCATCGTGAGTGAACATAAATTTGTATGATTATTGAGACTCATGCTGATACTGTAGTCGCATCTCGATGTCGATTCTGGTAATATTGCCCCTTTACTGTTATACTTTGGAAACTTGATTCCATCTTTTAATGTAAAACGATATATTAATTTGTAACCCAGTATCTACCATACAATTCGCATTCTGTggcagggttgccaggaatGTTCCTGACACACAAATTGTCAGTGGAGGGAGccaaccttggcgtcgattggtttgacgtcaggcgtcatcacgcgcatgcgtcgcGTGTTCCCCTCCACTGACAATCTTGCGCATATGTAATTCTCTGTTTCTGATGTAACGTTAATACATTAAATACTAAGAAATTGAAATGGATCTGCTTGCTAATTCGCCCTGTTCACGTAGCGTAATTTCCTGTAATAATAATACCGAGGATTAGCTATTTAGAAATTCGGTTTCTCGGCGAAAGGAGTCGTGCTTGAAACGCGTCAAGCTTACCTTAATCTCTACGCCGTTAATTGCACGTGCTTATCTGGACGCAAAGAGGCTCTGGCTTGCAAAAATGTGGACTTGGGAAAGGGATGGGCTGAATTAACACCATGTGTTCTGCATTCGAAATGCGTGGAAACTGGGCTGCTTTTACagggttttattttttattcagtttttgCGTAAGAAAGGTGTAAAACCTTctgtttaaatattaaaactctatattaataaataaagatataaatgaaaataaaaatacgatTCCTTCTGATGGCGTTCTCCATCTATCGACACACGAGCCCATAATAATACGTTTCTttcaatcataattttttttttcattcctttATTAAGTTCATCCTGTTTTATATAAGCTCATGCGCACAtactctctttcgctctctctttctctctctctctctctctctctctctctctctttttaatTCCACCAATAAATTCCGCATCTGTTACAGATTCGTAGATTCCACTTTTGGCATACTACAATAAACAGTCTGCGATTTAACGAAGAACTGGAATTAATTCAAttgcaacgaaataattgaTGAGCCAGGTGGAAGAGGTGGAAGTTGCGACAAACCAAAAGTACCAACACGTTTTGTTGCTGAGTTATTTCTTACTTATTCTTTAACTGCAATTAACACAATGATTATTCGCGAGGCCTGGCTTAGCCTCGTGCTTCGCGCggggttgaaaaaaattttggaaacggGGGGATGTTAAGCTTTGTACAAGGACGTGgagaatgtaattaaaataaggTGATCGAACATTGAAAATGAGGCAAATATATTCTTACGACATACATTCACACTGTTTATGTACACACAAAATTGATAACCACAAGTGTAAATTAAACTCATGACTTGACGCCGATATTATTTGCGAAGTTCGTGGTATATATCCGGATGGTTCGTTATATGATCGTAGGCAATCACAGTTTTACAAGTGTGTAGAAAAAGTTCCTTAATCGTAATTAAACCGGCGGGTAGACCATCTTTTAGCAAACCGTGGCTCAGCTCTTTCCTTCTAGTTTATCGTTTAAGAAACGTATGCTCAACTGAACGCTATtgaatttaaattacaaatatccTATTATAGCCGATGTTCTCGCGTGTACCGGTTAATTTAACGGCTCGTTACTGAAATCACAATGATGCGAGTTCAGGGAGGGAGCCTGCGTAATTAGCGTTACAGAACAATTCgtaaatcatctcttctaaacTCGATAATATAAATTCTAGATTTCTCGATTACACGTCAACCTTTTCCACCAAACTGGTCAATTATCAAACGTGTCTGATAGTTCTTCATAAATCTCGGGGCAATCGACATCTAAGTTAACACCGACTTGTCTTTCGAAATCGTCAGATTCGTCTCCTCTCTTATCTTTAGCAATTTCCATTTTAGTATTTTAGGCTTCGCGCGAGACGGAATCTAAAAACCTAAAATACCAAAGcagaaattcattaacgcgAAAGACTATAGACGATTAGTGGAATGTTCAATGGATAAATCTTTTTTTCCCAGGGAGCAGTGCGGTTGATGTGGAATGCCTCGATCATCGGGCTAA
It includes:
- the Fsd gene encoding transmembrane protein fates-shifted isoform X6; this translates as MPILRKKSSRKTNTETGNDNLIGDITIDDFANSSRTHARVKKAATNVSSEGSSPLPMRRVKQTGAKEEEEKHSLNGMDKKDAIEPLDVDKTKKNAKGALTNPGRNRKTKSSETIMEEEGIDYPLDIWFIISEYINPEAVGKFAQICRSSYHVTTTGKFWFHLYKTYYGFVPGLPERLQPQCMVRTYGLRACVIRTLHHTYFALKREPDDIYYLKHDEPHSLVKRRCCLMWHKKGKMRWYFYFKLKEIPKSTKKPLAEKSKINGKKTDFLEMLEDVAVNSEEGCKVLRVSKTIDCNSDLERPIFLTR
- the Fsd gene encoding transmembrane protein fates-shifted isoform X7, which gives rise to MPILRKKSSRKTNTETGNDNLIGDITIDDFANSSRTHARVKKAATNVSSEGSSPLPMRRVKQTGAKEEEEKHSLNGMDKKDAIEPLDVDKTKKNAKGALTNPGRNRKTKSSETIMEEEGIDYPLDIWFIISEYINPEAVGKFAQICRSSYHVTTTGKFWFHLYKTYYGFVPGLPERLQPQCMVRTYGLRACVIRTLHHTYFALKREPDDIYYLKHDEPHSLVKRRCCLMWHKKGKMRWYFYFKLKEIPKSTKKPLAEKSKINGNLFKIQYVTAGNWFNPTISVDDFDARFQRPSIATRIWNVRYS
- the Fsd gene encoding transmembrane protein fates-shifted isoform X3, which translates into the protein MPILRKKSSRKTNTETGNDNLIGVKQTGAKEEEEKHSLNGMDKKDAIEPLDVDKTKKNAKGALTNPGRNRKTKSSETIMEEEGIDYPLDIWFIISEYINPEAVGKFAQICRSSYHVTTTGKFWFHLYKTYYGFVPGLPERLQPQCMVRTYGLRACVIRTLHHTYFALKREPDDIYYLKHDEPHSLVKRRCCLMWHKKGKMRWYFYFKLKEIPKSTKKPLAEKSKINGKKTDFLEMLEDVAVNSEEGCKVLRVTCLKYSMLPPVIGLILQSVSMTLMPGFKDHRLQLGFGTSDIPNTLTNQVILNDVVRCQILDWWHPLYPHQDAITTIELPQSDFWDQS
- the Fsd gene encoding transmembrane protein fates-shifted isoform X1, with translation MPILRKKSSRKTNTETGNDNLIGDITIDDFANSSRTHARVKKAATNVSSEGSSPLPMRRVKQTGAKEEEEKHSLNGMDKKDAIEPLDVDKTKKNAKGALTNPGRNRKTKSSETIMEEEGIDYPLDIWFIISEYINPEAVGKFAQICRSSYHVTTTGKFWFHLYKTYYGFVPGLPERLQPQCMVRTYGLRACVIRTLHHTYFALKREPDDIYYLKHDEPHSLVKRRCCLMWHKKGKMRWYFYFKLKEIPKSTKKPLAEKSKINGKKTDFLEMLEDVAVNSEEGCKVLRVTCLKYSMLPPVIGLILQSVSMTLMPGFKDHRLQLGFGTSDIPNTLTNQVILNDVVRCQILDWWHPLYPHQDAITTIELPQSDFWDQS
- the Fsd gene encoding transmembrane protein fates-shifted isoform X2, whose translation is MPILRKKSSRKTNTETGNDNLIGDITIDDFANSSRTHARVKKAATNVSSEVKQTGAKEEEEKHSLNGMDKKDAIEPLDVDKTKKNAKGALTNPGRNRKTKSSETIMEEEGIDYPLDIWFIISEYINPEAVGKFAQICRSSYHVTTTGKFWFHLYKTYYGFVPGLPERLQPQCMVRTYGLRACVIRTLHHTYFALKREPDDIYYLKHDEPHSLVKRRCCLMWHKKGKMRWYFYFKLKEIPKSTKKPLAEKSKINGKKTDFLEMLEDVAVNSEEGCKVLRVTCLKYSMLPPVIGLILQSVSMTLMPGFKDHRLQLGFGTSDIPNTLTNQVILNDVVRCQILDWWHPLYPHQDAITTIELPQSDFWDQS
- the Fsd gene encoding transmembrane protein fates-shifted isoform X4 yields the protein MPILRKKSSRKTNTETGNDNLIGDITIDDFANSSRTHARVKKAATNVSSEGSSPLPMRRVKQTGAKEEEEKHSLNGMDKKDAIEPLDVDKTKKNAKGALTNPGRNRKTKSSETIMEEEGIDYPLDIWFIISEYINPEAVGKFAQICRSSYHVTTTGKFWFHLYKTYYGFVPGLPERLQPQCMVRTYGLRACVIRTLHHTYFALKREPDDIYYLKHDEPHSLVKRRCCLMWHKKGKMRWYFYFKLKEIPKSTKKPLAEKSKINGFKDHRLQLGFGTSDIPNTLTNQVILNDVVRCQILDWWHPLYPHQDAITTIELPQSDFWDQS
- the Cog2 gene encoding conserved oligomeric Golgi complex subunit 2, translating into MSKEIINLPKAPKDLCFTELDFIQKNFNVDTFLQEHRKNIKLEAMRDDLGLYLKMLRSAMIDLINRDYTDFVNLSSNLIGLDKAINDLQVPLGQLREEVMQVRQTLDDEITTISNNMNESKRIREYKQSLFSLQHIYKSLNKLSSVLSLSTYLESPTKIDILEQAAAEFNHLRFHVSRCKLDIISDKKKESEQFEQSYMTYLNEFFLACIKEKNSVLLIRCLRIYVTLDKIKDAENLVRKEIVSPLIDSVISIENLQIDLLGLKSIYNRLLNILSVELKQLLDITLHSDRISVNGFNFLVNSFWIDVEEKIQQYIKCIFAPGDPVLFHSRYVATLDFLEKLEAECITPDSLAALKENAQYRNFLKKWNLPVYFQIRFQEIAGAVEAVLTEPISPASVKGNLDTLMRNEFSLHSTSTVWINLQRIWADDVYLYQLFHRFWKFSLQMCARYQTWSQTAIKETWLIENEVSNSSKAEHSTKLSFLICLYKDVEKFINILPCLLDTARSKLKQQSPAVLKLLEDSLGETTKNLTTILPRVTEEISNELLKQCVTHLKQVSDIPRLFRRTKRDVPTKPCAYVKNALASLISFHSDYKRVIPDNVNCWLELALSSLTEHYLASVTDVLTSVQKTEESLRRLKKIRDKSMGSFSSEVQGTSDDEKIRIQLQVDVQAYANMITEIVVSTSKVLHVEELLHAVETASRR
- the Fsd gene encoding transmembrane protein fates-shifted isoform X5; the encoded protein is MRRVKQTGAKEEEEKHSLNGMDKKDAIEPLDVDKTKKNAKGALTNPGRNRKTKSSETIMEEEGIDYPLDIWFIISEYINPEAVGKFAQICRSSYHVTTTGKFWFHLYKTYYGFVPGLPERLQPQCMVRTYGLRACVIRTLHHTYFALKREPDDIYYLKHDEPHSLVKRRCCLMWHKKGKMRWYFYFKLKEIPKSTKKPLAEKSKINGKKTDFLEMLEDVAVNSEEGCKVLRVTCLKYSMLPPVIGLILQSVSMTLMPGFKDHRLQLGFGTSDIPNTLTNQVILNDVVRCQILDWWHPLYPHQDAITTIELPQSDFWDQS
- the Fsd gene encoding transmembrane protein fates-shifted isoform X8 — its product is MDKKDAIEPLDVDKTKKNAKGALTNPGRNRKTKSSETIMEEEGIDYPLDIWFIISEYINPEAVGKFAQICRSSYHVTTTGKFWFHLYKTYYGFVPGLPERLQPQCMVRTYGLRACVIRTLHHTYFALKREPDDIYYLKHDEPHSLVKRRCCLMWHKKGKMRWYFYFKLKEIPKSTKKPLAEKSKINGKKTDFLEMLEDVAVNSEEGCKVLRVTCLKYSMLPPVIGLILQSVSMTLMPGFKDHRLQLGFGTSDIPNTLTNQVILNDVVRCQILDWWHPLYPHQDAITTIELPQSDFWDQS
- the Pus10 gene encoding pseudouridine synthase 10 yields the protein MSLSSEDEKRIFAFLQQRNCCLRCCFRFIGCRTSDNFQDPVKFAKHLGYVAEDTSLVVEAHCASCLGILQDEIQEAVVRKIQSEVEKQSYDSETFICALTVPPCVNLRERLLYTQCAVELDLSESTFLSLKVKLQNVKDVWKWLVTPKIECAIKKRVDLMTPSAFLIEIILSYKYNQKECEALLSKYEGASNTENKHKRKFNDNRYSRKSMDTLMTKITDKEFARCFKTLSLETTTNVNIESILCSHSSIFVGGRYNKLSRELSQTPWFINGEKKMQTSVQDIVCTPIADVARVQSIKFLSSGREDVDVRNIYSGRPFAVELINPRMTKLTENLLSDLADKINRSSQQVQVTSNLKVLTRFDLKKLKEGENVKTKFYRALCVCRNVPKDMLPLEELNNLKRVKITQKTPIRVLHRRPLSPRIRLIYEMRARWAKSHELKKLLNTASEDANMFFVLDVKAQAGTYVKEFVHGDFGRTKPSLCDILNVEVDIVALDVTGINLNWP